In Thiospirochaeta perfilievii, a single window of DNA contains:
- a CDS encoding S41 family peptidase, whose translation MNKIITFLAVLLILSCNIPYIDNEYDSDHISTFNYFCDELKNHYVFTELKNIDIESRRSYYLENEITNNQTEEEFFLSFSKFVNEFKDGHTNIIAPFSHSSAYSIILDESDIDFNSNYNSWVIKYNYLNDNPVFVDSLKHGIIQRGGKSYGYIYYGSFMDRISSSQIEDYILKRFYGENVEGIILDIRSNGGGNLLNAITLVSYFGYDETSQTKEALKVWRRDGIDRYTKIDSLAMTLGVTVPFTITTNPNGYKGPVALLTNRGCYSAASFTATAFKSYPNVKQIGQDTGGGMGLPVGGTLPNGWRYRFSSNIAMPSYATGYDDEVNNYENGVPVDFSAVDILGNEIDEIIDRAILWIDSY comes from the coding sequence ATGAATAAAATTATAACTTTTTTAGCTGTTCTTTTAATACTATCATGTAATATTCCTTATATCGATAATGAATATGACTCTGATCATATCTCAACTTTTAATTATTTTTGTGATGAGTTAAAGAATCATTATGTTTTTACAGAGTTAAAGAATATAGATATAGAATCTAGGAGAAGCTATTATTTAGAAAATGAAATTACAAATAATCAGACAGAGGAAGAGTTCTTTTTATCATTTTCAAAGTTTGTAAACGAATTTAAAGATGGTCATACCAATATAATTGCTCCATTTTCACATTCCTCTGCATACTCAATAATTTTAGATGAATCAGATATCGATTTCAATTCTAACTATAATAGTTGGGTAATTAAATATAATTATTTAAATGATAATCCTGTTTTTGTTGACTCCTTAAAACACGGAATTATTCAAAGGGGAGGAAAGAGTTATGGTTATATCTACTATGGATCATTTATGGACCGAATTTCTAGCTCCCAAATAGAAGACTATATTCTAAAGAGATTTTATGGTGAAAATGTTGAAGGAATAATTCTAGATATTAGAAGTAATGGAGGGGGTAACCTTTTAAATGCTATAACTCTAGTTAGTTATTTTGGTTATGATGAAACTTCCCAGACAAAGGAAGCCCTAAAAGTGTGGAGACGGGATGGTATAGATAGGTATACAAAAATAGACTCTCTTGCAATGACTCTTGGGGTTACTGTTCCATTTACTATTACAACAAATCCCAATGGATATAAGGGTCCTGTTGCCCTTTTAACAAATAGGGGGTGTTATAGCGCTGCATCTTTTACCGCAACTGCTTTTAAATCCTACCCAAATGTGAAACAGATTGGCCAGGATACTGGGGGTGGTATGGGATTACCTGTGGGGGGGACTCTTCCTAATGGCTGGAGATACCGTTTCTCCTCAAATATAGCTATGCCTAGTTATGCCACAGGTTATGATGATGAAGTTAATAATTATGAAAATGGTGTTCCGGTAGATTTTTCAGCAGTTGATATTTTAGGCAATGAAATTGATGAGATTATTGATAGAGCAATTTTATGGATAGATAGTTATTAG
- a CDS encoding SanA/YdcF family protein gives MSDNLYIMTIKKIYKIIFITVFISAIVLVGSLFWIYNSTKEFIYSDMENIPHNSVGLVPGCNKYISSGVINQYYTQRINAAYNLFINNKIDYILVSGDNAHASYDEPRQMRNSLLELGIPNEKIFSDYAGFRTLDTIVRANEVFMLDKFTFISQNFQNQRGVFIGRNKSLKVIAYDANNTGQKDSFKTEIREIFAKIKMLLDLYILDKEPKFLGEEIVIVD, from the coding sequence ATGAGTGATAACCTATATATAATGACTATAAAAAAGATATATAAAATTATATTCATAACAGTTTTTATTTCAGCAATAGTATTAGTGGGTAGCCTGTTCTGGATTTATAATTCTACAAAGGAGTTTATATATTCAGACATGGAGAATATTCCCCATAATAGTGTTGGACTGGTCCCAGGTTGTAATAAATATATAAGTAGTGGAGTTATTAACCAGTATTACACTCAGAGAATAAATGCAGCCTACAATCTTTTTATTAATAACAAGATTGACTATATATTAGTTAGTGGGGATAACGCCCATGCTAGTTATGATGAACCTAGACAGATGAGAAACTCTCTGTTAGAACTAGGAATTCCAAATGAAAAGATATTTTCAGATTATGCTGGTTTTAGAACTCTAGATACAATAGTTCGGGCAAATGAAGTATTCATGTTAGATAAATTTACTTTTATTTCTCAGAATTTTCAAAATCAGAGGGGAGTATTTATTGGGAGAAATAAAAGCCTTAAAGTTATAGCCTATGACGCTAACAATACAGGCCAAAAAGACAGTTTTAAAACAGAAATAAGAGAGATATTTGCTAAGATTAAAATGCTTTTAGACCTGTATATACTAGATAAAGAACCTAAATTTCTTGGAGAAGAAATAGTTATTGTTGACTAA
- a CDS encoding GNAT family N-acetyltransferase, translated as MIIRNAEIKDRESLEEICFNTRTGSLLNVEDKKGFTYRWVTNYVENFIDFCFVAEDNNEIIGYIVSTPNTEKQEELYYNKSGINIIRTITVLENLLEEYPAHLHINLTSKTRGKGVGTKLIESMENKLIESGIKGVHLGVMADNEIAFSFYKKNGFNVIKNQILDNNQGSVLFMGKILA; from the coding sequence ATGATAATTAGAAATGCAGAAATAAAGGATAGAGAGAGTTTAGAAGAGATATGTTTTAATACCAGAACTGGCTCTCTTTTAAATGTAGAAGACAAAAAGGGTTTTACATACAGATGGGTTACAAACTATGTGGAAAACTTTATTGATTTTTGCTTTGTGGCGGAGGATAATAATGAAATTATTGGCTATATAGTTTCTACTCCAAATACAGAAAAACAAGAGGAGCTGTATTACAATAAATCAGGTATTAATATTATTAGAACTATAACAGTTTTAGAGAACCTTTTAGAGGAGTACCCAGCCCATCTCCACATTAATTTAACTTCTAAAACCAGAGGTAAAGGAGTTGGTACAAAACTTATAGAGTCTATGGAGAACAAGTTAATTGAGAGTGGAATAAAAGGTGTACATCTAGGAGTTATGGCAGATAATGAGATTGCTTTCAGTTTTTATAAAAAAAACGGCTTTAATGTGATAAAAAATCAGATTCTTGACAACAATCAAGGCTCTGTCCTATTTATGGGTAAAATCCTTGCATAA
- a CDS encoding NUDIX domain-containing protein produces MNKFPIRTATKAIIIKEGKILLNKYNNGKNIWYTFPGGGQDHNEDLKSNLKRECLEEMGADVEVLDVLFVREFIADNHNPSPSRTGYHQVNIIFECYLIDENFVKPSQPDPNQIGVEWVKIDELLNYNLYPLSIRKDIIEHYTGNNNKIYLGETD; encoded by the coding sequence ATGAATAAATTTCCTATAAGAACAGCAACAAAGGCGATAATTATTAAGGAAGGGAAGATCCTTTTAAATAAGTATAACAATGGTAAAAACATCTGGTATACCTTCCCTGGAGGTGGTCAGGATCATAATGAAGACCTTAAATCGAACCTTAAAAGAGAGTGTCTTGAGGAGATGGGGGCAGATGTAGAAGTTTTAGACGTCCTATTTGTTAGAGAGTTTATTGCTGATAACCATAACCCGTCACCAAGCAGAACTGGGTACCATCAAGTTAATATAATTTTTGAGTGTTATCTTATTGATGAAAATTTTGTAAAACCTTCACAACCAGATCCTAACCAAATTGGTGTAGAGTGGGTCAAGATTGATGAGTTATTAAATTACAACCTCTACCCTCTATCTATTAGAAAAGATATTATTGAGCACTATACAGGTAATAATAATAAGATTTATTTAGGAGAGACAGATTGA
- a CDS encoding MORN repeat-containing protein: MDDLIHFSGKTQKITVEASQIQKGTFHDKEGKKNFILEAEFNRNGELLVKKYPDQIEHYIFHNEQMICKHVAKLDKTPIYKVDYYYQEDLLVKKVRVNNDGIVEDSESFYYNTEGLLEKKQSRTMLYEYVYNNNNLLIEERWHSDLNLNQIIRYKYEEDLLIETLYLSGDEIPGRKIELKRNKSGFITEEIIYSASNLIVSHFKFEYITNYKNNWLKRVKYTLHTQNKRKEAAEVQYRDFKFFEELEAKKDEEITIESGQDIQELEFDNGIYKGEVVNGEMHGFGDFIFNTGTRYQGSFKNNVMEGKGKLTYINGKVYEGTFANNMLEGPGACKWANGDFYAGEFKNGKMHGRGCYIWSNGNRFEGIFEENRRTEQGILYKRSELESDAPPEWVNELFK; the protein is encoded by the coding sequence ATGGATGATTTAATTCATTTTTCTGGAAAAACACAAAAGATCACAGTAGAAGCTTCTCAGATCCAAAAAGGAACATTTCATGATAAAGAGGGTAAAAAAAACTTTATACTTGAAGCAGAGTTTAATAGAAATGGGGAACTTTTAGTTAAAAAGTATCCTGATCAAATTGAGCACTATATTTTCCACAATGAGCAGATGATATGTAAACATGTTGCTAAACTAGATAAAACTCCCATATATAAGGTAGATTACTACTACCAAGAGGATCTTTTAGTTAAAAAGGTTCGTGTAAATAATGATGGGATTGTAGAAGATAGTGAAAGCTTTTATTACAACACAGAAGGTCTGTTAGAAAAAAAACAATCAAGAACAATGCTCTATGAATATGTATATAATAATAACAACCTATTAATAGAGGAGAGATGGCACTCTGATCTTAATTTAAACCAGATCATTAGATATAAATATGAAGAGGATCTTTTAATTGAGACCCTATACCTATCTGGGGATGAAATACCAGGGCGGAAAATAGAATTAAAGAGAAATAAGTCTGGATTTATTACCGAGGAGATTATCTACTCAGCCTCCAACCTTATTGTATCCCACTTTAAGTTTGAGTATATAACTAATTATAAGAACAACTGGTTAAAAAGGGTTAAATATACACTCCATACACAAAATAAAAGAAAAGAGGCTGCTGAAGTTCAATATAGAGATTTTAAATTCTTTGAAGAGTTAGAAGCAAAAAAGGATGAAGAGATAACTATAGAGAGTGGACAGGATATTCAAGAGTTAGAGTTTGATAATGGCATCTATAAGGGTGAAGTGGTTAATGGAGAGATGCACGGTTTTGGAGACTTCATTTTTAATACTGGCACAAGATATCAGGGCTCCTTTAAAAACAATGTAATGGAGGGTAAGGGTAAACTTACCTATATAAACGGCAAAGTATATGAAGGAACATTCGCTAATAATATGTTAGAGGGTCCTGGAGCCTGTAAATGGGCTAATGGAGATTTCTACGCAGGTGAGTTCAAAAATGGAAAAATGCATGGCCGGGGTTGTTATATTTGGAGCAATGGAAATAGGTTTGAAGGAATCTTTGAAGAGAACCGTAGAACAGAACAGGGTATTTTATATAAAAGATCCGAGTTAGAGTCTGACGCCCCACCAGAGTGGGTTAATGAACTATTTAAATAG
- the pheS gene encoding phenylalanine--tRNA ligase subunit alpha gives MLEKLDDLMSEFQTALSAVITKPELFDLKAEYVGKKGKVSSILKSLKDATNEERKTVGAKTNTIKEAILKAIDEKVALIEIEEINAKLEKNWQDITLNDIIKENGLNAAGYHPVTLVQREIEDIFISMGFEILDGPHIEDEFHNFEALNIPKNHPARDMQDTFWFKDMEHLLRTHTSTIQVRGMESHKPPFKFVGPGKVFRCETMDASHEMVFHQLEGMMVGENISTANLIFFMKKLLSEIFKSDINVRLRPGFFPFVEPGFELDIECLICKGKGCSVCKQVGWVELLPCGMTHPKVLEAGGIDTTKYNGFAFGLGLDRLVMMRYMIDDIRHIHSGDLRFSEQFKEY, from the coding sequence ATGTTAGAAAAATTAGATGATTTAATGTCTGAATTCCAAACTGCCCTTTCTGCTGTTATAACTAAACCGGAGTTATTTGACTTAAAAGCAGAGTATGTTGGAAAAAAAGGAAAAGTTAGTTCAATATTAAAATCATTAAAAGATGCAACAAACGAAGAGCGTAAAACAGTTGGAGCAAAAACCAATACCATAAAGGAAGCAATCCTTAAAGCTATCGATGAAAAAGTTGCATTAATTGAAATAGAAGAGATAAATGCTAAATTAGAGAAAAACTGGCAGGACATAACTTTAAATGACATTATAAAAGAGAATGGTTTAAATGCTGCAGGTTATCATCCAGTAACTCTTGTACAAAGAGAGATCGAAGATATCTTTATCTCTATGGGTTTTGAAATTTTAGATGGTCCTCATATCGAAGATGAATTTCATAACTTTGAAGCACTTAATATTCCCAAAAACCATCCAGCAAGGGATATGCAGGATACTTTTTGGTTTAAAGATATGGAACACCTACTTAGAACTCATACATCAACTATTCAAGTTAGAGGAATGGAGAGTCATAAACCTCCATTTAAATTTGTTGGTCCTGGAAAAGTTTTTAGATGTGAAACCATGGATGCCTCCCACGAGATGGTATTCCACCAATTAGAAGGTATGATGGTTGGAGAGAATATCTCAACTGCAAATCTAATTTTCTTTATGAAAAAACTTCTTTCTGAAATCTTTAAAAGTGATATTAACGTTAGGTTACGACCGGGATTTTTCCCCTTTGTTGAGCCTGGTTTTGAGTTAGATATAGAGTGTCTTATCTGTAAAGGTAAGGGTTGTTCCGTTTGTAAACAGGTTGGTTGGGTAGAGCTACTACCATGTGGTATGACCCACCCTAAAGTTTTAGAAGCTGGTGGTATAGATACAACTAAATATAATGGTTTCGCCTTTGGTTTAGGTTTAGATAGATTAGTTATGATGAGATATATGATCGATGATATTAGGCATATTCATAGTGGTGATCTTAGATTTAGCGAACAGTTTAAAGAGTATTAA
- the arfB gene encoding alternative ribosome rescue aminoacyl-tRNA hydrolase ArfB: protein MYTIILSRWIENNGLFKFSRSSGNGGQNVNKVNTKVTLFLKISQIEFLNENEKSRIVKSLENRINKDGELVISCEEERSQSKNRSKLIYKTVLLIEKSLIVKKRRKPTKPTKASKIRKIEAKKRQSLKKELRNTKGFY from the coding sequence ATGTATACAATTATATTAAGTAGATGGATTGAAAACAATGGCTTATTTAAATTCTCTAGATCAAGTGGGAATGGTGGTCAAAACGTAAACAAGGTAAATACAAAGGTTACTCTTTTTCTAAAAATCTCACAAATAGAGTTTCTAAATGAAAATGAAAAGAGTAGAATTGTTAAATCCCTAGAAAATAGGATCAATAAAGATGGTGAACTTGTTATCTCTTGCGAGGAAGAGAGGAGTCAATCAAAAAACAGGTCAAAACTTATTTATAAAACGGTTCTTTTAATTGAAAAGTCTCTTATTGTAAAAAAGAGAAGAAAACCAACTAAGCCAACTAAGGCTTCAAAAATAAGAAAAATTGAGGCTAAGAAACGCCAAAGCCTCAAAAAAGAACTTAGAAATACTAAAGGTTTTTATTAA
- a CDS encoding LB_289 family protein, with amino-acid sequence MKSTDMARKDRDLRKARKKEEVLARKMEKNEKTVGDYINELNSLFFHDGTKIYNIEMSDEILDLLDEMKEELEEKNWMNVIRKAVKKSGVKEKESAITQLKEMGEIE; translated from the coding sequence ATGAAAAGTACTGATATGGCTAGAAAAGATCGAGATCTTAGAAAGGCTAGAAAAAAAGAAGAAGTGCTAGCAAGAAAAATGGAAAAAAATGAAAAAACTGTAGGTGACTATATTAACGAGTTAAACAGTCTGTTTTTCCATGACGGAACCAAAATTTATAATATAGAAATGAGTGATGAAATTCTTGATCTACTGGATGAAATGAAGGAAGAACTAGAAGAGAAAAATTGGATGAACGTAATCCGAAAAGCTGTAAAAAAGAGTGGTGTTAAAGAGAAAGAATCAGCTATAACACAACTAAAAGAGATGGGAGAAATAGAGTAA
- a CDS encoding rhomboid family intramembrane serine protease gives MNLETKKNYNLSFLIIIINIIVFFLSLILYNMEIIRLNLYLGLNPTLFVEYKHYWTPITYMFAHGNISHLFFNMFALFIFGHSLEQKMGSIPFITYYFVTGVLAGLFSLLLYWFFHINVLLIGASGAIYALLFAYAVFYPNRKLYFWGIVPISPPVLILIYTAIDLYSQIFGSTNIAHLTHLSGLLFAYLFFRLVYKINPLFIFMNYKKFTK, from the coding sequence TTGAACCTAGAAACTAAAAAAAATTATAATTTAAGCTTTTTAATTATTATTATAAATATTATTGTTTTTTTCTTATCCCTGATTTTATATAATATGGAGATTATTCGTTTAAATCTATATTTAGGATTAAACCCTACTCTTTTTGTAGAATACAAACACTACTGGACACCTATAACATATATGTTTGCCCATGGAAATATTAGTCATCTATTTTTTAATATGTTTGCCCTATTTATTTTTGGACACTCCCTTGAACAGAAGATGGGTTCAATACCATTTATAACATACTACTTTGTTACTGGGGTTTTAGCAGGACTATTTAGTCTGCTTTTATACTGGTTTTTTCATATAAATGTTCTCTTAATTGGTGCATCTGGAGCTATATATGCCCTACTTTTTGCCTACGCTGTTTTTTACCCAAATAGAAAGCTCTATTTCTGGGGAATTGTACCAATAAGCCCCCCTGTTTTAATATTAATCTATACAGCAATAGACCTCTATTCCCAAATTTTTGGGTCAACAAATATTGCCCATCTAACACACCTGTCAGGATTATTATTTGCTTATCTATTTTTTAGACTGGTCTATAAAATAAACCCTCTGTTTATATTTATGAACTATAAAAAGTTTACTAAATGA
- the trxA gene encoding thioredoxin has translation MGDVKHLDKDNFKEEIGSGVVLVDFWAPWCGPCRAIAPTLDKLAGDFDGKAKITKVNTDDYPELAQEFEVMGIPALFVLKDGEIVERFTGVQPIAVLQQAINKNL, from the coding sequence ATGGGAGATGTTAAACATTTAGATAAAGATAATTTTAAAGAAGAGATAGGAAGTGGAGTTGTTTTAGTAGACTTCTGGGCTCCATGGTGTGGCCCATGTAGAGCAATAGCTCCTACATTAGATAAATTAGCAGGAGATTTTGATGGTAAAGCAAAAATTACTAAAGTAAATACAGATGATTACCCAGAATTAGCCCAAGAATTTGAAGTTATGGGTATTCCAGCTCTATTTGTTTTAAAAGATGGTGAGATTGTTGAGCGATTTACAGGTGTACAACCTATAGCTGTTCTTCAGCAAGCGATTAATAAAAACCTTTAG
- a CDS encoding DUF481 domain-containing protein, translated as MKKIILISLLITTSFLGAKGILDYPLSNTEKPLYYTGDVSISTTSISWGKHQNLSISPNYFDSFGLLSNITSKKESLGSIFKYENSVDISLLDPSVNFSSNDLFSNFKLQGNFGLGYNFKFDSPITGLSFDIGPYVKLDSLIGYYAGIDNIMMQSLFALNSGLDGNITYKLLETVRFGLGYSTFIFGVDYGRNGYNKDFLPEVQVSTFGNYCDMKLTLYGELDISRTESLKLEYKHSVFSVFDDNNKVISGENSIGISVVKRLVR; from the coding sequence ATGAAAAAAATAATATTAATAAGTCTATTAATTACGACATCTTTTTTAGGAGCAAAGGGAATTCTGGACTACCCCTTATCAAATACTGAAAAACCCCTCTATTACACAGGGGATGTTTCTATCTCTACAACATCAATATCCTGGGGTAAACATCAGAATTTATCCATATCCCCAAACTATTTTGATTCATTCGGGCTACTTTCTAATATTACTAGTAAAAAGGAGTCTCTTGGATCTATATTTAAGTATGAGAATAGTGTTGATATCTCTCTATTAGATCCATCTGTTAACTTCTCTTCTAATGATCTCTTTTCCAACTTTAAGCTTCAGGGTAATTTTGGTTTAGGGTACAATTTTAAATTTGATTCTCCTATAACGGGTTTAAGTTTTGATATTGGTCCATATGTAAAGCTCGACTCCCTAATCGGTTATTATGCGGGAATCGATAATATAATGATGCAGTCTCTATTTGCCTTAAACAGTGGTTTAGATGGGAATATAACTTACAAGTTATTGGAAACAGTACGGTTTGGTCTCGGTTATTCCACATTTATATTTGGGGTGGATTATGGAAGAAACGGATATAATAAAGATTTTCTTCCAGAGGTTCAAGTCTCAACATTTGGTAACTATTGTGATATGAAGTTAACCCTTTATGGAGAGTTAGATATATCTAGAACAGAGAGTTTAAAGTTAGAGTATAAACACTCTGTTTTTTCAGTTTTTGATGATAACAATAAAGTTATTAGTGGGGAGAATAGTATTGGTATCTCTGTTGTTAAAAGGTTGGTAAGGTAA
- the galE gene encoding UDP-glucose 4-epimerase GalE, with amino-acid sequence MKVLVTGGAGYIGSHTVVQLLEAGNEVVVFDNLVNSSKESLSRVKKITGKEITFYEGDLLDRDAVKDVFSKHNFDSVIHFAGLKAVGESVSKPLYYYHNNITGTLILCEIMSEFGVKNIVFSSSATVYGDPEIIPITEQSKLSATNPYGRTKLMLEEILKDLNVADSSFNVAILRYFNPIGAHESGLIGENPNGIPNNLVPYISQVAVGKRKELTVFGDDYDTPDGTGVRDYIHVVDLAAGHLKALEKLEAKPGVVIYNLGTGIGYSVLDVVKAFESASGVKVPYVIKDRRPGDIATCYAEPSFALKELGWKATKNIEDMCIDTWRWQKNNPNGYEA; translated from the coding sequence ATGAAAGTTTTAGTTACAGGTGGTGCCGGATATATTGGTAGCCATACAGTAGTTCAGTTATTAGAAGCAGGTAATGAGGTTGTTGTATTTGATAACCTGGTAAATAGTTCAAAAGAGTCTCTAAGTCGGGTAAAGAAGATAACAGGGAAGGAGATAACGTTTTATGAAGGTGACCTATTGGATAGGGATGCTGTTAAGGATGTTTTTTCTAAGCATAATTTTGATTCCGTTATACATTTTGCAGGGCTAAAAGCTGTTGGAGAGTCTGTCTCAAAACCCCTCTACTACTATCATAACAACATTACAGGAACCCTTATTTTATGTGAAATAATGTCAGAATTTGGTGTTAAAAATATCGTTTTTAGCTCCAGTGCTACAGTTTATGGAGATCCAGAAATTATACCTATAACAGAGCAGTCTAAACTTAGTGCAACAAACCCATATGGTAGGACTAAATTAATGTTAGAAGAGATTCTAAAGGATTTAAATGTTGCCGATAGTAGTTTTAATGTTGCAATTTTAAGATATTTTAATCCAATAGGAGCCCATGAGAGTGGTTTAATTGGAGAAAATCCAAACGGAATTCCAAATAATTTAGTACCATATATATCCCAGGTGGCTGTTGGAAAAAGGAAGGAGCTTACTGTTTTTGGGGATGACTACGATACACCAGATGGAACAGGTGTTAGGGATTATATCCATGTCGTAGACCTTGCAGCTGGTCATTTAAAAGCACTAGAAAAACTAGAGGCTAAGCCCGGAGTTGTAATATACAACCTTGGAACAGGTATTGGGTATAGTGTTTTAGATGTTGTTAAAGCTTTTGAATCTGCTTCTGGTGTTAAGGTTCCTTATGTTATTAAGGATAGAAGACCTGGGGATATTGCTACTTGTTATGCTGAACCTAGTTTTGCCCTTAAGGAGTTAGGCTGGAAAGCTACAAAAAATATTGAAGATATGTGTATTGATACTTGGAGATGGCAAAAAAATAATCCAAATGGATATGAGGCTTAA
- a CDS encoding Gfo/Idh/MocA family protein, which yields MNVGIIGTGKIAEKLAEAINRVEGAVLYAVSSRSLDKARAFAEKFNVKLWFEGTDDFYKQESIDLVYIATPNSSHYSQTIEALDNNKAVLCEKPFALNSLESRQMFSKANEKNLLLVEAMWSKYFPAVDRVKAILDSGDLGTITHIHGDLSYPLDKSIERLYKKELGGGALLDLGIYPISMAHYFLGNPDSIQASSQFSESGVDTSTSIILSYKSGQTAVLTSSILAYSTNEFIISCSNGWIRLNGDFHHPKSISMFINGKGELHQEFPRDGYGYEYQVQGVIDDFNKGLAQGSVVKQKDTLEIMEILDRVRDLVGYNFND from the coding sequence ATGAATGTAGGAATCATTGGTACTGGAAAAATCGCAGAGAAATTAGCAGAAGCTATTAATAGGGTAGAAGGAGCAGTTTTATACGCTGTATCCTCTAGATCATTAGATAAAGCGAGGGCTTTTGCTGAAAAGTTTAATGTTAAACTTTGGTTTGAAGGTACTGATGATTTCTATAAACAAGAAAGTATCGATTTAGTCTATATTGCTACACCAAACTCTAGTCACTATTCACAGACTATTGAAGCCCTTGATAATAATAAAGCTGTGCTATGTGAAAAACCTTTTGCTTTAAATAGTTTAGAATCTAGGCAGATGTTTTCTAAAGCTAATGAGAAAAATCTCCTTTTAGTTGAAGCTATGTGGAGTAAGTATTTTCCAGCTGTGGACAGAGTTAAAGCTATATTAGATAGTGGAGATTTAGGAACTATAACCCACATTCACGGCGATTTAAGTTACCCTTTAGATAAGAGTATCGAGAGACTATATAAAAAGGAGTTAGGTGGTGGTGCTCTTCTAGATTTAGGTATTTATCCTATAAGTATGGCCCACTATTTTTTAGGTAATCCAGACTCTATACAGGCAAGTAGCCAGTTTTCTGAAAGTGGTGTAGATACATCAACTTCAATAATTTTATCATATAAAAGTGGTCAAACCGCTGTGTTAACAAGTTCAATCCTTGCATATTCAACAAATGAGTTTATTATTAGTTGTTCTAATGGTTGGATTAGATTAAATGGAGATTTCCATCACCCTAAATCTATTAGTATGTTTATTAATGGTAAGGGTGAGTTACACCAAGAGTTTCCTAGGGATGGTTATGGTTACGAGTACCAGGTTCAAGGTGTAATAGATGATTTTAACAAAGGCTTAGCCCAGGGGTCAGTTGTAAAACAGAAGGATACCCTAGAGATTATGGAAATTTTAGACAGAGTACGTGATCTAGTAGGATACAATTTTAATGATTAA